The following are encoded in a window of Desulfosporosinus sp. Sb-LF genomic DNA:
- a CDS encoding phage tail tube protein has product MDNYTANQVLNGTWGEMWLNGDLMAETTALQAKVTLTKTAVNVCGTLVAGQKVTGMELKGTLKMNKVSSAMIKANSANIKLGRTPEFTIISNLDDPQSAGAERIVLKNVMFDELTLVDWEAKKNGEESIPFTFMDWDLLDLI; this is encoded by the coding sequence ATGGATAACTATACAGCAAATCAAGTTCTCAATGGAACCTGGGGCGAGATGTGGTTGAATGGGGATCTTATGGCAGAGACAACCGCACTCCAGGCTAAAGTAACACTGACCAAGACCGCAGTAAATGTGTGCGGAACCCTTGTGGCTGGACAGAAGGTCACAGGCATGGAGCTCAAAGGAACCTTGAAGATGAACAAAGTGAGCTCTGCCATGATTAAGGCCAACAGTGCAAACATCAAATTAGGTAGAACACCAGAGTTCACCATCATCTCCAACCTAGACGACCCACAAAGTGCTGGAGCAGAACGAATCGTTCTGAAAAACGTTATGTTTGACGAACTGACGCTGGTCGATTGGGAAGCCAAGAAGAACGGCGAAGAAAGTATTCCTTTCACCTTCATGGATTGGGATTTACTGGATTTAATCTAG